In Helianthus annuus cultivar XRQ/B chromosome 3, HanXRQr2.0-SUNRISE, whole genome shotgun sequence, a single window of DNA contains:
- the LOC110928701 gene encoding coiled-coil domain-containing protein SCD2 isoform X2 — MLPSLLPSKASLRTPMVIPPIDPPSKKQTNKMFPMELGENNSKNADGQEASALRDELDMLQEENENALEKLRIAEEGCQDAEKRVEELEKQVASLGEGISLEAKLISRKEAALRQREVA; from the exons ATGCTGCCATCGTTACTGCCAAGCAAAGCATCTTTGAGAACCCCAATGGTTATTCCTCCAATTGATCCTCCAAgcaagaaacaaacaaacaaaat GTTCCCTATGGAACTGGGTGAAAATAACTCGAAAAATGCAGATGGGCAAGAGGCTTCTGCACTTCGTGATGAA CTTGATATGCTACAAGAAGAGAATGAGAATGCCCTTGAGAAG CTTAGAATTGCTGAAGAAGGTTGTCAAGATGCAGAGAAAAGGGTTGAGGAGCTTGAGAAGCAG gtgGCTTCTCTTGGCGAAGGAATTTCGTTGGAAGCAAAATTGATAAGCAG GAAGGAAGCTGCATTGCGCCAAAGAGAGGTTGCTTAA
- the LOC110928702 gene encoding phosphopantothenoylcysteine decarboxylase subunit VHS3 isoform X1: MEAVAKSFTSDFTFLQRKMASFVTQAVVSETITFLLMMTGTLVETDQRCRFLLSELHKKNKTEPEAKDGSDTEDDNDDENEDDAGEPEEEEDNAGDDDFSGEEGEEDDVVGDPDENPEVNGDEDDEDDDDDDDDDDDDDADNGDDDDEEEEEEEEDEDEVKEPPAKKRK; encoded by the exons ATGGAAGCTGTAGCCAAATCTTTCACCTCTGATTTCACTTTCTTGCAGAGAAAAATGGCGTCTTTTGTTACTCAGGCTGTGGTTTCTGAAACCATAACGTTTCTGCTCATGATG ACTGGAACATTGGTCGAAACTGATCAGAG ATGCAGGTTTCTTTTATCTGAGCTTCACAAAAAGAACAAAACCGAACCCGAAGCGAAAGACGGAAGTGACACAGAGGACGATAACGATGATGAAAATGAAGATGATGCAGGAGagccagaagaagaagaagataatGCCGGAGATGATGATTTCTCAGGAGAAGaaggtgaagaagatgatgtGGTTGGAGACCCCGATGAGAATCCGGAGGTGAacggtgatgaagatgatgaggatgatgatgacgacgatgatgatgatgatgacgacgatgCTGATAACGGTGATGATGATGacgaggaggaagaagaagaggaggaagacgaGGATGAGGTGAAAGAACCGCCTGCTAAGAAGAGAAAGTAA
- the LOC110928701 gene encoding coiled-coil domain-containing protein SCD2 isoform X1 encodes MKSQIEWVQPSLSLHPVNQSILLARTRSEETQPSRVTSALSGVPSKSNSMLPSLLPSKASLRTPMVIPPIDPPSKKQTNKMFPMELGENNSKNADGQEASALRDELDMLQEENENALEKLRIAEEGCQDAEKRVEELEKQVASLGEGISLEAKLISRKEAALRQREVA; translated from the exons ATGAAGTCGCAAATCGAATGGGTACAACCCTCTCTTTCTCTGCATCCGGTTAATCAATCAATTCTG CTAGCTAGGACCAGATCAGAGGAAACTCAGCCATCGCGGGTTACATCCGCATTGAGTGGAGTGCCATCAAAATCAAATAGCATGCTGCCATCGTTACTGCCAAGCAAAGCATCTTTGAGAACCCCAATGGTTATTCCTCCAATTGATCCTCCAAgcaagaaacaaacaaacaaaat GTTCCCTATGGAACTGGGTGAAAATAACTCGAAAAATGCAGATGGGCAAGAGGCTTCTGCACTTCGTGATGAA CTTGATATGCTACAAGAAGAGAATGAGAATGCCCTTGAGAAG CTTAGAATTGCTGAAGAAGGTTGTCAAGATGCAGAGAAAAGGGTTGAGGAGCTTGAGAAGCAG gtgGCTTCTCTTGGCGAAGGAATTTCGTTGGAAGCAAAATTGATAAGCAG GAAGGAAGCTGCATTGCGCCAAAGAGAGGTTGCTTAA
- the LOC110928702 gene encoding prostatic spermine-binding protein isoform X2: MEAVAKSFTSDFTFLQRKMASFVTQAVVSETITFLLMMTGTLVETDQRFLLSELHKKNKTEPEAKDGSDTEDDNDDENEDDAGEPEEEEDNAGDDDFSGEEGEEDDVVGDPDENPEVNGDEDDEDDDDDDDDDDDDDADNGDDDDEEEEEEEEDEDEVKEPPAKKRK; the protein is encoded by the exons ATGGAAGCTGTAGCCAAATCTTTCACCTCTGATTTCACTTTCTTGCAGAGAAAAATGGCGTCTTTTGTTACTCAGGCTGTGGTTTCTGAAACCATAACGTTTCTGCTCATGATG ACTGGAACATTGGTCGAAACTGATCAGAG GTTTCTTTTATCTGAGCTTCACAAAAAGAACAAAACCGAACCCGAAGCGAAAGACGGAAGTGACACAGAGGACGATAACGATGATGAAAATGAAGATGATGCAGGAGagccagaagaagaagaagataatGCCGGAGATGATGATTTCTCAGGAGAAGaaggtgaagaagatgatgtGGTTGGAGACCCCGATGAGAATCCGGAGGTGAacggtgatgaagatgatgaggatgatgatgacgacgatgatgatgatgatgacgacgatgCTGATAACGGTGATGATGATGacgaggaggaagaagaagaggaggaagacgaGGATGAGGTGAAAGAACCGCCTGCTAAGAAGAGAAAGTAA